The Streptomyces sp. CC0208 genome window below encodes:
- a CDS encoding DMT family transporter encodes MSVLVLILAVSAACCLGFGFVLQQNAARQAPLSDFLSPRLLLDLVKVPRWLGGIGLMVAGMVLGAIALGQGEVSLVEPLLATNLLFALALSRKQTKQPLGRQGWAGLALLAGGVTAFIVAGEPRGGTAVTDPLRHWLIIGVMIGLALLLTTYAKRSRLSAGPVLLALAAGLLYGVQDALTRVSGQRFSAGGLAELLTGWQPYAVLALGITGLVLVQSAFETAPLRMSLPALTAAQPLAGIVCGVGFLGDRLRTDTAALAWEAVGLAAIVAGIVLLGLHPAMPCGADRSEPTRNLQPS; translated from the coding sequence GTGTCGGTTCTGGTTCTGATTCTCGCCGTGAGTGCTGCCTGTTGCCTGGGCTTCGGCTTCGTGCTGCAGCAGAACGCGGCCCGTCAGGCCCCGCTGAGCGACTTCCTCTCCCCCCGGCTGCTCCTCGACCTGGTGAAGGTACCGCGCTGGCTCGGCGGCATCGGATTGATGGTGGCCGGCATGGTGCTGGGCGCGATCGCGCTCGGTCAGGGCGAGGTCTCCCTGGTCGAACCCCTGCTCGCCACGAACCTGCTGTTCGCCCTCGCCCTCTCCCGCAAGCAGACCAAGCAGCCGCTGGGCCGCCAGGGCTGGGCGGGGCTGGCGCTGCTGGCGGGAGGGGTGACCGCGTTCATCGTGGCAGGCGAGCCGCGCGGTGGTACGGCGGTCACCGATCCCCTCCGCCACTGGCTGATCATCGGCGTCATGATCGGCCTCGCCCTGCTGCTCACGACCTACGCCAAGCGCTCCCGCCTGAGTGCCGGCCCGGTCCTGCTGGCCCTGGCGGCCGGTCTGCTCTACGGCGTCCAGGACGCCCTGACCCGGGTCAGCGGCCAGCGCTTCTCCGCGGGCGGCCTCGCCGAGCTGCTGACCGGCTGGCAGCCGTACGCCGTGCTGGCCCTCGGCATCACCGGGCTCGTCCTGGTGCAGAGCGCGTTCGAGACCGCCCCGCTGCGGATGTCGCTGCCCGCGCTGACCGCGGCCCAGCCGCTCGCCGGGATCGTGTGCGGGGTGGGCTTCCTGGGCGACCGCCTGCGCACCGACACCGCCGCGCTGGCCTGGGAGGCGGTGGGGCTCGCGGCCATCGTCGCGGGCATCGTGCTGCTGGGGCTGCACCCCGCGATGCCCTGCGGCGCCGACCGGTCGGAACCTACGCGGAATCTTCAGCCGAGCTGA
- a CDS encoding APC family permease, translated as MATESSSKSRPEISTFKGQDRALRAGRLGTGGLLLSVLAATAPLMVVAGVMPTTFAVMGIVGQPLLFVVLGVVLVLFSVGYAEMSRHVHNAGAFYAYISRGLGGTAGAAAALVALVAYNALQVGIYGIFGFEVSGLFATYADLSVAWWIPALVAALVVGALGWLKIDVNARVLGVLLIVEVALVVIFDIAAVADPAAQGLSLHAFNPDTLSGAGVGTALCFCIAAFLGFEQAPVYAEETSRPHILVPRVMFLAVGGVAVFFALSSWALTIATGPSAIVAESQKQSAGLLFGLTESRLGGTFTDILHVLFVTGMFAAMLSFHNVVARYAFAMGREGLLPAAFGRTNSASGAPGTGSLLQTAVSVLVVAVFAIADDKPTGDPTVPVLHLFTWFGNIGSLGVIVLMAAASASVVVFFVRRGAAGAQAWRLATSALAGIALLVIAVYTVKDFDVLVGAGPDSSLSWVLPGIIGLAVLVGLAQGLLLRARKPEAHARIGLGNEAFQLEKAAEEAS; from the coding sequence ATGGCCACCGAGAGTTCCAGCAAGAGCAGACCAGAGATCAGTACGTTCAAGGGGCAGGACCGCGCGCTGCGGGCCGGCCGCCTCGGCACCGGGGGCCTGCTGCTCTCCGTCCTCGCGGCGACCGCCCCCCTCATGGTCGTCGCGGGTGTCATGCCCACTACATTCGCGGTGATGGGGATCGTCGGCCAGCCCCTCCTCTTCGTCGTCCTCGGCGTCGTCCTCGTCCTGTTCAGCGTCGGCTACGCCGAGATGAGCCGGCACGTCCACAACGCGGGCGCCTTCTACGCCTACATCTCCCGCGGCCTCGGCGGCACGGCCGGGGCGGCCGCGGCCCTCGTCGCCCTGGTCGCCTACAACGCACTCCAGGTCGGCATCTACGGCATCTTCGGCTTCGAGGTCTCCGGACTGTTCGCCACGTACGCCGACCTGTCGGTGGCCTGGTGGATACCCGCGCTGGTGGCCGCGCTGGTGGTCGGCGCGCTGGGCTGGCTGAAGATCGACGTGAACGCGCGCGTGCTCGGCGTCCTGCTGATCGTCGAGGTCGCCCTGGTCGTGATCTTCGACATCGCCGCCGTCGCCGACCCCGCGGCCCAGGGCCTGTCCCTGCACGCCTTCAACCCGGACACCCTCAGCGGCGCCGGCGTCGGCACCGCCCTGTGCTTCTGCATCGCCGCCTTCCTCGGCTTCGAGCAGGCACCCGTGTACGCCGAGGAGACCAGCCGCCCGCACATCCTGGTGCCGCGCGTGATGTTCCTGGCCGTCGGCGGCGTCGCCGTGTTCTTCGCGCTCAGCAGCTGGGCACTCACCATCGCCACCGGACCCTCGGCGATCGTCGCCGAGTCCCAGAAGCAGAGCGCCGGACTGCTCTTCGGGCTCACCGAGTCCCGCCTCGGCGGCACCTTCACGGACATCCTGCACGTCCTGTTCGTGACTGGCATGTTCGCGGCCATGCTCAGCTTCCACAACGTCGTCGCCCGCTACGCCTTCGCCATGGGCCGGGAGGGCCTGCTGCCCGCCGCCTTCGGCCGCACCAACAGCGCGAGCGGCGCGCCCGGCACCGGCTCGCTGCTCCAGACCGCCGTGTCCGTGCTGGTCGTGGCCGTCTTCGCGATCGCCGACGACAAGCCCACGGGCGACCCGACCGTGCCGGTCCTGCACCTGTTCACCTGGTTCGGGAACATCGGTTCCCTCGGGGTGATCGTGCTGATGGCGGCGGCCTCCGCCTCGGTCGTCGTCTTCTTCGTCCGGCGCGGGGCGGCGGGTGCGCAGGCCTGGCGCCTGGCGACCTCTGCCCTCGCGGGGATCGCCCTGCTGGTGATCGCCGTCTACACGGTGAAGGACTTCGACGTCCTGGTCGGCGCGGGCCCGGACTCCTCGCTCAGCTGGGTGCTGCCCGGCATCATCGGGCTGGCCGTGCTGGTGGGCCTGGCGCAGGGCCTGCTCCTGCGGGCCCGCAAGCCCGAGGCGCACGCCCGGATCGGGCTCGGAAACGAGGCGTTCCAGCTGGAGAAGGCCGCCGAGGAGGCGTCGTAG
- a CDS encoding molybdopterin-dependent oxidoreductase encodes MNSEQPEEQRGRPIGRRVLLGTLGLGALGVVSAPTLQRGLEAFLGSAADKDPTGLTGLLPNGGGFRYYSVTSSVPHKNAGNYQLKIDGLVSHPRTYTLADLRALPQTRLVKDVQCVTGWRVPDTPFEGVRLSALLDAAGVTAKAGAVRFSCFDGAYTESLTLDQARRPDVLVALRMQDKDIGHSHGGPVRLYVAPMYFYKSAKWLSGITVTEVVEPGYWEDRGYDVDAWVGRSNGRDDEPTN; translated from the coding sequence GTGAACTCCGAACAGCCCGAGGAGCAGCGCGGCCGGCCCATCGGCCGCCGTGTCCTCCTCGGCACCCTCGGCCTGGGCGCGCTCGGCGTGGTGTCCGCGCCCACCCTGCAACGCGGCCTGGAGGCCTTCCTCGGCAGCGCCGCCGACAAGGACCCCACCGGTCTGACGGGCCTGCTCCCCAACGGCGGCGGCTTCCGCTACTACTCCGTGACGTCCTCGGTGCCGCACAAGAACGCCGGGAACTACCAGCTCAAGATCGACGGTCTGGTCTCGCACCCGCGGACGTACACCCTGGCCGACCTGCGGGCGCTGCCCCAGACCCGGCTGGTCAAGGACGTGCAGTGCGTGACGGGCTGGCGGGTCCCGGACACGCCGTTCGAAGGCGTACGGCTCTCCGCGCTGCTGGACGCCGCCGGAGTGACCGCCAAGGCGGGCGCCGTCCGCTTCAGCTGCTTCGACGGGGCGTACACCGAGAGCCTCACCCTCGACCAGGCCCGCCGCCCGGACGTCCTGGTGGCGCTACGCATGCAGGACAAGGACATCGGCCACTCCCACGGCGGCCCGGTCCGCCTCTACGTGGCGCCGATGTACTTCTACAAGTCCGCCAAGTGGCTGTCCGGCATCACCGTCACCGAGGTCGTGGAGCCGGGCTACTGGGAGGACCGCGGCTACGACGTGGACGCCTGGGTCGGCCGATCGAACGGGCGGGACGATGAGCCTACGAATTGA
- a CDS encoding cytochrome b/b6 domain-containing protein, which translates to MSLRIDAPSPTRVRRFGRGQKWVHRATAALMGICVVTAACLYVPQFAELVGRRELVVRVHEWAGLALPVPVLAGLASRAFRADLGYLNRFGPHDRIWLRAALHRDKRRSSRPAGKFNAGQKIYASWIAGATLVMLGTGLLMWFTHLTPIQWRTSATFVHDWLALTIGIVLAGHIGMALGDPEARRGLRTGSVSREWAEREHPLWRP; encoded by the coding sequence ATGAGCCTACGAATTGACGCCCCCTCGCCGACCCGTGTCCGGCGTTTCGGCCGCGGCCAGAAGTGGGTCCACCGGGCCACAGCCGCGCTGATGGGCATCTGCGTGGTGACGGCGGCCTGTCTCTACGTCCCCCAGTTCGCCGAACTCGTCGGCCGCCGTGAGCTGGTGGTCCGCGTCCACGAGTGGGCGGGCCTGGCCCTGCCGGTACCGGTCCTCGCGGGCCTGGCCTCCCGCGCCTTCCGCGCCGACCTGGGCTACCTGAACCGCTTCGGCCCGCACGACCGGATCTGGCTGCGGGCCGCGTTGCACCGCGACAAACGCCGGTCCTCCCGCCCGGCGGGCAAGTTCAACGCGGGCCAGAAGATCTACGCCTCCTGGATCGCCGGCGCGACCCTCGTGATGCTCGGCACCGGCCTGCTGATGTGGTTCACCCACCTCACCCCGATCCAGTGGCGTACCAGCGCGACCTTCGTCCACGACTGGCTGGCGCTGACCATCGGCATCGTCCTCGCGGGCCACATCGGCATGGCCCTCGGCGACCCGGAGGCCCGACGGGGGCTGCGGACGGGCTCGGTGAGCCGGGAGTGGGCGGAACGGGAGCACCCCTTGTGGCGGCCGTAG
- a CDS encoding YdcF family protein — translation MRRRTGLAVAGAAALAWGEWVNRRWSRALVGNSQGASTAVVVLGYRNSGATVNLVNRWRVRAGIRSATADGAHGTCVIFSGGTTGGGATEARLMADYAKSVLAFDGPVLLEDRSTTTWENIANVIPLLENADRVKIVSQPAHALKARAYLRRQRPDLAARLVRADDYRPGEWIVVKPLLALYGLWTLRGLRADERRLAP, via the coding sequence ATGCGGCGAAGGACGGGACTGGCGGTGGCCGGGGCTGCGGCCCTGGCCTGGGGCGAGTGGGTGAACCGGCGCTGGTCCCGAGCACTCGTGGGGAACAGCCAGGGCGCCTCCACGGCCGTGGTGGTGCTCGGCTACCGCAATTCCGGGGCGACGGTGAACCTGGTCAACCGATGGCGGGTGCGTGCCGGGATCCGCTCCGCCACCGCCGACGGTGCGCACGGGACCTGCGTGATCTTCAGCGGCGGTACGACCGGCGGCGGCGCCACGGAGGCCCGGCTGATGGCCGACTACGCGAAGTCGGTGCTCGCCTTCGACGGCCCGGTGCTCCTGGAGGACCGTTCCACGACGACGTGGGAGAACATCGCGAACGTGATCCCGCTGCTCGAGAACGCGGACCGCGTCAAAATCGTCTCCCAGCCGGCTCACGCGCTCAAGGCCCGCGCGTACCTGCGGCGGCAGCGCCCGGATCTGGCGGCGCGGCTGGTGCGCGCGGACGACTACCGCCCCGGCGAATGGATCGTGGTCAAACCGCTGCTGGCGCTGTACGGACTGTGGACGCTCCGCGGTCTGCGGGCCGACGAACGCAGGCTCGCGCCGTAG
- a CDS encoding gluconate:H+ symporter, whose amino-acid sequence MTRLSVEMLAADAPEPITSAGHAQLGIAVLVGIAVIVLLITKFKLHAFLSLTLGTLVLGAVAGAPLDKAILSFTTGLGTTVAGVGVLIALGAILGKMLADSGGADQIVDTILAKAGGRSMPWAMVLIASVIGLPLFFEVGVVLLIPVVLMVAKRGNYSLMRIGIPALAGLSVMHGLVPPHPGPLVAIDAVQANLGVTLALGVLVAIPTVIVAGPLFSKVAARWVDVPAPDRMIPQRASEELEKRPAFGPTLATILLPVVLMLSKALVDIVIDDPDHTVQRVFDVVGSPLIALLAAVLVGIFTLLRPAGFGKDRLTPLVERGLAPIAGILLIVGAGGGFKQTLIDSGVGQMVLDISEDWSIPALLLAWLIAVAIRLATGSATVATVSAAGLVAPLAADMSTAHTALLVLAIGAGSLFFSHVNDAGFWLVKEYFSLDVGQTVKTWSIMETIISVVGGGLVLLLSLVL is encoded by the coding sequence GTGACCAGACTCAGCGTCGAGATGCTGGCAGCGGACGCACCGGAGCCGATCACCTCGGCCGGTCACGCTCAGCTGGGCATCGCCGTCCTGGTGGGCATCGCCGTCATCGTGCTGCTCATCACCAAGTTCAAGCTCCACGCGTTCCTGTCGCTGACCCTGGGCACGCTCGTGCTCGGCGCGGTCGCCGGAGCGCCGCTCGACAAGGCCATCCTCAGCTTCACCACCGGGCTCGGCACCACGGTCGCCGGCGTCGGCGTGCTGATCGCCCTCGGCGCGATCCTCGGCAAGATGCTCGCCGACTCGGGCGGGGCCGACCAGATCGTCGACACGATCCTCGCGAAGGCCGGCGGCCGTTCGATGCCGTGGGCGATGGTCCTGATCGCCTCCGTCATCGGGCTGCCGCTGTTCTTCGAGGTCGGCGTCGTGCTGCTGATCCCGGTCGTGCTGATGGTCGCCAAGCGCGGCAACTACTCCCTGATGCGGATCGGCATCCCGGCCCTCGCGGGTCTGTCCGTCATGCACGGCCTGGTGCCGCCGCACCCCGGCCCGCTGGTGGCGATCGACGCGGTGCAGGCCAACCTCGGGGTGACCCTCGCGCTCGGCGTGCTGGTCGCCATACCGACGGTGATCGTCGCGGGGCCGCTGTTCTCGAAGGTCGCGGCCCGCTGGGTGGACGTCCCCGCGCCCGACCGGATGATCCCGCAGCGCGCCTCGGAGGAACTGGAGAAGCGGCCCGCCTTCGGCCCCACACTCGCCACGATCCTCCTCCCGGTCGTCCTGATGCTCTCCAAGGCTCTGGTCGACATCGTGATCGACGACCCCGACCACACCGTGCAGCGCGTCTTCGACGTCGTGGGCTCGCCGCTGATCGCCCTGCTGGCGGCGGTGCTCGTGGGCATCTTCACGCTCCTGCGCCCCGCCGGCTTCGGCAAGGACCGCCTCACCCCGCTCGTCGAGAGGGGCCTCGCACCGATCGCCGGCATCCTGCTGATCGTCGGCGCGGGCGGCGGCTTCAAGCAGACCCTGATCGACTCCGGAGTGGGTCAGATGGTCCTGGACATCTCCGAGGACTGGTCGATACCGGCGCTGCTGCTGGCCTGGCTGATAGCGGTGGCGATCCGCCTGGCCACGGGTTCGGCGACGGTGGCCACGGTCTCCGCGGCCGGCCTGGTGGCCCCGCTCGCCGCCGACATGTCGACCGCCCACACGGCCCTGCTCGTCCTCGCCATCGGCGCCGGCTCGCTCTTCTTCAGCCATGTCAACGACGCCGGGTTCTGGCTGGTCAAGGAGTACTTCAGCCTGGACGTCGGCCAGACCGTCAAGACCTGGTCGATCATGGAGACGATCATCTCCGTGGTCGGGGGCGGTCTGGTGCTGCTGCTGTCGTTGGTCCTCTAG
- a CDS encoding gluconokinase yields MSTPKVVVVMGVAGTGKTTIGPLLAARLGVPYAEADDFHPPANIAKMSAGTPLTDDDRWPWLDAIGSWAHGRAGLGGVVSCSALKRSYRDRLRGEAPGVVFVHLAGDRSLIEDRMSHRQGHFMPTALLDSQFATLQPLQEDEAGVVVDVSGSPEEITGRAAKALAELP; encoded by the coding sequence ATGAGTACCCCGAAGGTCGTCGTGGTCATGGGCGTCGCGGGCACCGGGAAGACCACCATCGGTCCCCTGCTCGCGGCCCGGCTCGGCGTCCCGTACGCCGAGGCCGACGACTTCCACCCCCCGGCCAACATCGCCAAGATGTCGGCCGGCACCCCGCTCACCGACGACGATCGGTGGCCGTGGCTGGACGCCATCGGCTCCTGGGCGCACGGGCGGGCGGGACTCGGCGGGGTGGTCAGCTGCTCGGCGCTGAAGCGGTCGTACCGCGACCGGCTGCGGGGCGAGGCGCCCGGGGTCGTCTTCGTGCACCTGGCGGGGGACCGCTCCCTCATCGAGGACCGGATGTCGCACCGGCAGGGGCACTTCATGCCCACCGCGCTCCTCGACTCGCAGTTCGCCACGCTCCAGCCCCTCCAGGAGGACGAGGCCGGGGTCGTGGTGGACGTGTCCGGCAGTCCGGAGGAGATCACCGGACGGGCCGCGAAGGCGCTCGCCGAACTCCCGTGA
- a CDS encoding FadR/GntR family transcriptional regulator, with protein sequence MSTLGRGLHGRVLEALGPAITAGEYPPGSVLRTDELAQRFDVSRSVMREAVRVLESMHLVESRRRVGVTVRPKAEWNVYDPQVIRWRLAGADRPQQLRSLTVLRSAIEPVAAGLAAKHATAEQCAELTECALGMVANSKGHRLEGYLLHDIAFHRVILNASGNEMFARLGDVVAEVLTGRTRHEVMFEDPDPAAVTLHVRLAEAIRAGDAGHAEALTREIAEGALQELDILAP encoded by the coding sequence ATGAGCACATTGGGCCGGGGGCTGCACGGACGCGTACTGGAAGCCCTCGGACCCGCGATCACCGCGGGCGAGTACCCGCCGGGCAGCGTTCTGCGCACCGACGAACTCGCCCAGCGTTTCGACGTCTCACGCTCCGTGATGCGCGAGGCGGTCCGGGTCCTGGAGTCCATGCACCTGGTCGAGTCCCGCCGCCGCGTGGGCGTGACGGTCCGGCCCAAGGCCGAGTGGAACGTCTACGACCCCCAGGTCATCCGCTGGCGGCTGGCCGGCGCCGACCGTCCGCAGCAGCTGCGCTCACTGACCGTGCTGCGCTCGGCGATCGAGCCGGTGGCGGCGGGGCTCGCCGCCAAGCACGCGACCGCCGAACAGTGCGCCGAGCTCACCGAGTGCGCGCTCGGCATGGTCGCCAACTCCAAGGGCCACCGGCTGGAGGGCTACCTCCTCCACGACATCGCCTTCCACCGGGTGATCCTCAACGCTTCCGGCAACGAGATGTTCGCCCGCCTCGGTGACGTCGTCGCCGAGGTCCTCACCGGCCGCACCCGCCACGAGGTCATGTTCGAGGACCCCGACCCGGCCGCCGTCACCCTGCATGTCCGGCTCGCCGAGGCGATCCGCGCGGGCGACGCGGGCCACGCGGAGGCGCTGACCCGCGAGATCGCGGAGGGCGCCCTTCAGGAACTCGACATCCTCGCCCCGTAG
- a CDS encoding YchJ family metal-binding protein, translating into MTRRAARQRPGCPCGLQQPYDDCCGRFHRGASAAPTAEALMRSRYAAFVRLERDYLLRTWHPRTRPGSLDLDAGLRWTGLEILGTTDGSAFHGSGTVTFRASFKGGSLHERSRFERVDGAWVYVDGEFLD; encoded by the coding sequence GTGACCCGGCGTGCCGCACGGCAACGGCCCGGCTGCCCCTGCGGTCTTCAGCAGCCCTACGACGACTGCTGCGGCCGCTTCCACCGGGGTGCCTCGGCGGCGCCCACCGCCGAAGCGCTCATGCGGTCGCGCTACGCCGCCTTCGTGAGGCTGGAGCGGGACTACCTGCTGCGCACCTGGCACCCCCGGACCCGTCCCGGCTCACTGGACCTCGATGCGGGCCTGCGCTGGACCGGCCTTGAGATCCTGGGCACGACCGACGGTTCGGCCTTCCACGGCTCCGGGACCGTGACGTTCCGCGCCTCGTTCAAGGGCGGCTCCCTGCACGAGCGCAGCCGATTCGAGCGGGTCGACGGGGCCTGGGTGTACGTCGACGGGGAGTTCCTCGACTGA
- a CDS encoding M1 family metallopeptidase, with the protein MAVQQAAGSDPYFPDHGDARYRVHRYELALDYRPAPNRLAGSARINAIAGRSPLAEFMLNLSDFKIGRVRVDGRPAHYTHRGGKLRVRPAKSVRSGAAFTVEVHWSGNPKPVHSPWGGLGWEELEDGALVASQPIGAPSWYPCNDRPADKASYQISITTPSAYAVVAGGRLLTRTTKASTTTWVYEQAAPTSSYLVGLSIGKYQTVLLGDPGPGGVPQHGHIPAHLLPEFSRDFARQPQMMELFQELFGPYPFDEYAVVVTEEELDVPVEAQGLSLFGANHVDGARGWERLVAHELAHQWFGNSVSIADWRHIWLNEGFAKYAEWLWSERSGGRTAQQLAAAAHRLLSSLPQDLRLADPGRKSMFDDRLYERGGLTVHALRCAMGDEAFFRMLRGWAGLHRGGAVTTSTFTAHVNRFADEPLNGLFDAWVYGAALPALPTAIPARPTHPPTNTGTVQP; encoded by the coding sequence GTGGCAGTTCAGCAGGCGGCGGGTTCGGACCCGTACTTCCCGGACCACGGTGACGCCCGGTACCGGGTGCACCGCTACGAGCTCGCGCTGGACTACCGCCCCGCCCCGAACCGGCTGGCCGGGAGTGCCCGGATCAACGCCATAGCGGGGCGTTCACCGCTCGCCGAGTTCATGCTCAACCTGTCCGACTTCAAGATCGGCCGGGTGCGGGTGGACGGCCGGCCGGCGCATTACACGCACCGGGGCGGGAAGCTCAGGGTCCGGCCCGCGAAGTCGGTGCGGTCCGGGGCCGCGTTCACGGTCGAGGTGCACTGGTCGGGCAATCCCAAGCCGGTGCACAGCCCGTGGGGCGGGCTCGGCTGGGAGGAACTGGAGGACGGGGCGCTGGTGGCGAGCCAGCCCATCGGGGCGCCGTCCTGGTATCCGTGCAACGACCGGCCCGCGGACAAGGCGTCGTACCAGATCTCGATCACCACCCCCTCCGCGTACGCGGTGGTGGCGGGCGGGCGGCTGCTGACCCGTACGACCAAGGCGTCCACGACGACCTGGGTGTACGAGCAGGCCGCGCCCACCTCCAGCTATCTCGTCGGGCTGTCGATCGGCAAGTACCAGACGGTGCTGCTCGGCGACCCGGGTCCTGGCGGGGTGCCGCAGCACGGGCACATCCCGGCGCATCTACTGCCGGAGTTCTCCCGGGACTTCGCGCGGCAGCCGCAGATGATGGAGCTGTTCCAGGAGCTGTTCGGGCCGTATCCGTTCGACGAGTACGCGGTCGTCGTCACGGAGGAGGAGCTCGATGTGCCCGTGGAGGCCCAGGGGTTGTCGCTGTTCGGTGCCAACCACGTGGACGGCGCCCGGGGTTGGGAGCGGCTGGTGGCGCACGAGCTGGCGCACCAGTGGTTCGGCAACAGCGTGTCCATAGCGGACTGGCGGCACATCTGGCTGAACGAGGGGTTCGCCAAGTACGCCGAGTGGCTGTGGTCGGAGCGCTCGGGGGGTCGTACGGCCCAGCAACTGGCCGCCGCCGCACACCGGTTGCTGTCCTCGCTCCCCCAGGACCTGCGGCTGGCCGACCCGGGCCGCAAGTCGATGTTCGACGACCGGCTCTACGAACGCGGCGGGCTCACCGTGCACGCGCTGCGCTGCGCCATGGGCGACGAGGCGTTCTTCCGGATGCTGCGCGGCTGGGCCGGGCTGCACCGGGGCGGGGCCGTGACCACCTCGACGTTCACGGCCCACGTCAACCGGTTCGCGGACGAGCCGCTGAACGGGCTGTTCGACGCGTGGGTGTACGGAGCGGCGCTGCCTGCGCTGCCGACGGCGATCCCGGCGCGGCCGACGCACCCGCCGACCAACACCGGCACGGTGCAGCCGTGA